A genomic region of Prevotella scopos JCM 17725 contains the following coding sequences:
- a CDS encoding zinc ribbon domain-containing protein, with protein sequence MIIKCPECGHQVSDKAPVCPSCGVEIAGHVIKCSNCGELYLKEESSCPNCHHTERHVESSDTTAEHASFVSTSDNSVQEPVVFVSTDTEQTTKNDKVVNAVEEAKENTADDNNAKTQDAFHNPTLSDNVVDADFIMDDSADEGVIAHAEAIAEENEKEENNTPDKNNHLSLAVSLLIAAITAAVLLFLYNQGVGISKTNSEQEAFAQAMSSSEPTVLNNYLKENPTAPKAHRDSISIRLKELSTTSESMQQANNDLSVALTSNSKEVLQQFISKYPDSKYRSEFEAKIDEMDWAQAVAKNNENAFLGYKAQHPNGSHSKEADEKLKSLMGTTATAETEKAEKPEAVELKVSEGERSKAVAAVRQLLQGINSKSSDKIAGAVAPSVNFLGAGGSTAKDIRRYMTDKLYQADVKKLNWHLGPPAEVSKTSNEAGAEVRVKIPATLDIERKGGKSKRSYVISATIKNGRITQIRW encoded by the coding sequence ATGATTATCAAATGCCCTGAATGTGGTCATCAAGTGAGCGATAAGGCTCCCGTATGCCCAAGTTGCGGTGTAGAGATTGCCGGACATGTCATCAAATGCTCTAATTGTGGTGAGTTATACCTCAAGGAGGAGTCTTCATGTCCGAATTGTCATCATACGGAACGACATGTTGAGTCTTCCGATACTACTGCTGAACACGCATCATTCGTCTCTACAAGCGATAACAGCGTTCAGGAGCCTGTTGTCTTCGTGTCAACTGATACAGAGCAGACTACTAAGAATGATAAGGTTGTCAACGCTGTTGAGGAAGCGAAAGAGAACACAGCGGATGATAATAATGCTAAGACACAAGATGCTTTTCATAATCCAACCCTCAGTGACAATGTGGTAGATGCTGACTTCATTATGGATGATAGTGCGGATGAAGGGGTGATAGCTCATGCCGAAGCCATTGCTGAGGAAAATGAGAAAGAAGAGAATAACACGCCTGATAAAAACAACCATTTGTCATTAGCTGTTTCTTTACTCATCGCAGCAATTACAGCTGCCGTATTGCTCTTCCTTTATAACCAAGGAGTGGGCATCAGTAAGACTAATAGTGAGCAAGAGGCTTTTGCACAAGCAATGAGTAGTAGCGAACCTACCGTTCTCAATAATTATCTCAAGGAGAATCCTACAGCGCCAAAGGCACATCGTGATAGTATTTCTATCCGTTTGAAGGAGTTGTCAACTACCTCTGAGAGTATGCAACAAGCAAATAACGACTTGTCTGTAGCCCTGACGAGCAACTCAAAGGAAGTGTTACAGCAGTTTATCTCGAAGTATCCTGATTCCAAGTATCGTAGCGAGTTTGAGGCTAAGATTGATGAGATGGATTGGGCACAAGCTGTTGCCAAGAACAACGAGAATGCTTTCCTTGGTTATAAGGCACAACATCCCAATGGCAGTCATAGCAAGGAAGCAGATGAGAAATTGAAAAGTCTGATGGGCACTACCGCTACCGCTGAGACTGAAAAAGCTGAAAAGCCTGAAGCCGTGGAGCTAAAGGTGTCTGAAGGTGAGCGCTCAAAGGCTGTTGCTGCTGTACGCCAACTCTTACAAGGTATTAATAGCAAGAGTAGCGATAAGATTGCTGGGGCTGTAGCACCCTCAGTAAACTTCCTTGGAGCAGGTGGCTCAACAGCTAAAGATATACGCCGTTATATGACGGATAAACTTTATCAGGCTGATGTTAAGAAACTCAATTGGCACCTTGGTCCACCAGCTGAAGTAAGTAAGACGAGCAATGAGGCTGGTGCCGAGGTTCGTGTGAAGATTCCTGCAACACTTGACATTGAGCGTAAGGGCGGAAAATCAAAGCGTAGCTATGTTATCTCTGCCACGATAAAGAATGGTAGAATAACACAAATTAGATGGTAG
- a CDS encoding MarR family winged helix-turn-helix transcriptional regulator gives MIYDQLKLQNQLCFKLYTSSRLITQTYYPFLENLGITYPQYLVLMVLWEEDNQKVMELAHRLYLDSNTMTPLIQRMAQLGLVNRVKGEIDGRETYVSLTKHGKELQEEAKCIPSCMVDRLFENEEEFERFKAISVELDNLISHVAGQRAKEKEATITKMREEKAAKKAKKVRK, from the coding sequence ATGATATACGACCAACTCAAATTGCAGAATCAACTCTGCTTCAAATTGTACACATCAAGCCGCCTTATCACCCAGACATATTATCCGTTCCTTGAGAACTTGGGCATCACTTATCCACAGTACCTTGTATTAATGGTTCTTTGGGAAGAAGACAACCAGAAAGTGATGGAACTTGCTCACCGCCTTTATCTTGACTCAAACACCATGACACCTCTCATTCAACGTATGGCACAGCTTGGCTTGGTCAATCGTGTTAAAGGTGAGATTGACGGAAGAGAGACTTACGTATCTCTTACGAAACATGGAAAAGAACTTCAGGAGGAAGCTAAGTGCATCCCTTCATGTATGGTTGACAGACTGTTTGAGAACGAGGAAGAATTTGAACGCTTCAAAGCTATTTCCGTAGAGCTTGACAACCTGATTTCACATGTCGCAGGACAACGTGCGAAAGAGAAGGAAGCTACGATAACAAAGATGCGTGAGGAGAAAGCTGCAAAGAAAGCTAAAAAAGTAAGAAAGTAA
- a CDS encoding MaoC family dehydratase, producing the protein MAKLTVNNYDELAARLGEKLGESEWLLVDQERINLFADATLDHQWIHVDTERAAVESQFKSTIAHGYLTLSLLPHMWQEIMEVNNLKMMVNYGMDKMRFGRPVLVNSRVRLVATLNSIENLRGVCKAGIKFQIEIEGERKPALEGIATFLYYFE; encoded by the coding sequence ATGGCAAAATTAACAGTAAACAATTACGATGAGCTTGCTGCCCGATTGGGTGAGAAGCTTGGTGAGAGCGAGTGGTTACTCGTTGATCAGGAGAGAATTAACCTCTTTGCTGATGCAACGCTTGACCATCAGTGGATTCATGTTGACACAGAGCGTGCAGCTGTAGAGAGCCAATTCAAGAGTACAATTGCTCATGGCTATCTAACACTTTCATTGCTCCCACACATGTGGCAGGAGATTATGGAGGTGAATAACCTTAAGATGATGGTCAACTATGGTATGGATAAGATGCGCTTTGGCCGTCCAGTCCTCGTGAACTCACGTGTCCGTCTTGTTGCCACACTCAATAGCATTGAGAATCTTCGTGGTGTCTGCAAGGCTGGTATTAAGTTCCAGATTGAGATTGAAGGCGAGCGTAAGCCAGCACTTGAGGGTATTGCTACCTTCCTTTATTACTTTGAATAA
- a CDS encoding ThiF family adenylyltransferase has protein sequence MEERYSRNRLYVSEREQSVIKDYKIFLGGAGIGSIISECALRFGFEHITIVDGDKVEESNLNRQNYTEQDIGRYKAECLAERLQSINPDAQIDYHTEFLTPDNIEEMLNGHGVAINALDFKDDTPFVFDRICKERKIPVLHPYNFGWAGFVTVVDPLGHSLSELTEEPKGFELKVAEYVTGHGAFWNQPKEWLDKIVTQYKKESEMLPPPQLSIASWIAAGLCTTAMYNLATGKPVNYFPKFYLSSLLP, from the coding sequence ATGGAAGAAAGATACAGCAGAAACAGGCTCTATGTGAGCGAAAGAGAACAAAGCGTCATCAAGGATTATAAGATATTCCTTGGTGGTGCAGGTATTGGCAGTATTATCTCAGAATGCGCTTTAAGATTTGGTTTCGAACATATCACCATCGTTGATGGCGACAAGGTGGAGGAAAGCAACCTTAATAGGCAGAACTATACGGAGCAAGATATTGGCAGATACAAGGCGGAATGTTTGGCAGAGCGTTTGCAAAGTATCAATCCTGATGCGCAGATAGATTACCATACAGAGTTCTTGACTCCTGATAACATCGAAGAGATGCTGAATGGGCATGGTGTGGCTATCAATGCATTGGACTTTAAGGACGATACGCCTTTTGTCTTTGATAGGATTTGCAAGGAAAGAAAAATCCCAGTACTACACCCATACAACTTTGGTTGGGCTGGCTTTGTTACGGTTGTAGACCCATTGGGGCATTCTTTATCTGAACTGACTGAAGAGCCAAAGGGATTTGAATTAAAGGTAGCTGAGTATGTTACCGGACACGGGGCTTTTTGGAATCAACCTAAAGAGTGGTTAGACAAAATTGTAACCCAATATAAAAAGGAAAGCGAAATGCTCCCACCTCCGCAACTGTCCATAGCATCATGGATTGCAGCAGGCTTGTGTACAACGGCAATGTACAATCTTGCTACAGGAAAACCTGTGAACTATTTTCCTAAATTCTATCTCTCTTCGCTTTTGCCGTAA
- a CDS encoding helix-turn-helix domain-containing protein: protein MTDIKDFFIASNTVRNAPDYDSNVLSTLIHTVESFARVTYQSIYLIDYYKQEFLYVSDNPLFLCGHTAKEVKELGYSFYLKYVPEEELKMLVELNKSGFKFFDTFDNVDKYQCSMSYHFHLKSGTKSKLINHQLTPILLTDEGKIWIGMCVVSLSSHKTVGHVEFHKKGNLNYWKYSFEGHRWKECDGISLKEEELEVLRLSAAGLTMTEIANRMCRSLDSIKTYKRHAFDKLGVTNITEAISRATLNKLF, encoded by the coding sequence ATGACAGACATAAAAGATTTCTTTATAGCATCGAACACCGTGCGTAATGCACCAGATTACGATTCAAATGTATTGTCAACATTGATTCATACAGTAGAGTCCTTTGCACGTGTAACCTATCAGAGCATTTATTTGATAGACTATTATAAGCAGGAGTTTCTTTATGTATCAGATAATCCTTTGTTTCTTTGTGGTCATACAGCAAAGGAGGTGAAGGAATTGGGGTATAGTTTTTATTTGAAATATGTACCAGAGGAAGAACTAAAAATGCTTGTTGAGCTGAATAAAAGTGGGTTTAAGTTCTTTGATACTTTCGACAATGTTGATAAATACCAATGTTCCATGTCATATCATTTTCACCTGAAGAGTGGAACAAAAAGTAAGTTGATTAATCACCAGCTTACTCCCATTCTATTGACAGATGAAGGCAAGATATGGATTGGTATGTGTGTCGTATCACTATCTTCACATAAAACAGTGGGACATGTAGAGTTTCACAAAAAGGGTAATCTTAACTATTGGAAATATTCTTTCGAAGGACATCGGTGGAAAGAATGTGATGGAATATCACTCAAAGAAGAAGAACTTGAAGTGCTACGGTTGTCAGCAGCAGGGCTTACCATGACGGAAATTGCGAACAGAATGTGCCGCTCGTTAGATTCTATCAAAACCTATAAACGCCACGCCTTTGACAAATTAGGCGTGACGAATATCACCGAAGCTATTTCAAGAGCTACCTTAAACAAACTCTTCTGA
- a CDS encoding radical SAM protein, with the protein MKYLRLNSQYAVRNEKNCSYIIKRHQQIDKEIDNLTPGITMIPPFIGYILSEIGKNYKEVSILKIAKNLGVQDSSLKLFLDKITNTNAKKIVVNGSNVILPKNLLVFSNNIDENFYITSADFKYSQYFDTKRPSIPLNITFMVTTKCTTDCIYCYAKRNFKKELSLTEIISTMRECHDIGVVNLGITGGDIFAYPHWRVIVEKAMQFGYHPFISTKTPITKEDVTFLKGTGITDLQFSIDSLSLETLRYMVKSPKNYLDKLKEMFKACQELDIKLDVRSVIINKNGNLYNFKELYAFLIQFNNIKSWAITPAFYSEFKEKYKYIQPDNIQLSTISKYITSLGSSFPIYLNKINQCGYTLRNFSTVEDFVKCNQICHANSFMMAILANCQCTPCEMLYDNPEFSLGNIKESQIFNIWNSSKALKLFKPQQAMVCNASPCSTYKVYTKCRSSIDRRVCFVDIAKTLGVGKGEFPDPRCPESVEMDVIL; encoded by the coding sequence ATGAAATATCTACGACTAAATTCTCAATACGCTGTAAGAAATGAGAAGAATTGTTCTTATATTATTAAGAGACACCAGCAGATAGACAAAGAAATAGACAACTTAACTCCTGGTATTACGATGATTCCCCCATTTATTGGTTATATTTTATCGGAGATCGGTAAAAATTATAAAGAAGTATCTATTTTGAAAATAGCCAAAAATTTAGGGGTACAGGATAGTAGCCTTAAACTGTTTCTGGATAAAATAACCAATACAAATGCAAAGAAGATTGTTGTTAATGGAAGTAATGTGATTTTACCCAAAAATCTTCTAGTATTTAGTAACAATATTGATGAAAATTTTTATATAACTTCTGCTGATTTTAAATATTCTCAATATTTCGACACAAAGCGTCCATCTATTCCTCTCAATATTACCTTTATGGTAACCACTAAGTGTACTACAGATTGTATATATTGTTATGCTAAACGTAATTTTAAAAAGGAATTATCACTTACTGAAATAATTTCTACAATGAGAGAATGTCATGATATTGGGGTTGTAAATTTAGGAATCACAGGAGGCGATATATTTGCGTATCCACATTGGCGTGTAATTGTTGAAAAGGCTATGCAATTTGGTTATCATCCTTTTATTTCTACTAAGACTCCAATAACAAAAGAAGATGTTACTTTCTTAAAAGGTACAGGCATCACTGATTTACAATTTTCTATTGATTCATTATCACTAGAAACACTTAGGTATATGGTAAAATCGCCCAAAAATTATTTGGATAAGCTGAAAGAAATGTTCAAAGCGTGCCAAGAGCTTGATATAAAACTTGATGTAAGAAGTGTTATTATCAACAAAAATGGTAATCTCTATAACTTCAAGGAATTATATGCCTTTCTGATTCAGTTTAACAATATAAAAAGTTGGGCAATAACACCTGCATTTTATTCTGAGTTTAAAGAAAAATATAAATACATACAACCAGATAATATTCAACTATCAACTATCTCCAAATATATAACCTCTTTAGGTTCCTCTTTCCCTATTTATCTTAACAAGATTAATCAATGTGGCTATACATTACGTAATTTCTCTACAGTTGAAGACTTTGTTAAGTGCAACCAAATATGTCATGCCAATAGCTTCATGATGGCTATCTTGGCAAATTGTCAGTGTACTCCTTGCGAGATGCTTTATGATAATCCTGAGTTTAGTTTAGGCAATATAAAAGAAAGTCAAATCTTTAACATTTGGAATTCATCAAAAGCACTTAAGCTCTTCAAACCTCAACAAGCTATGGTTTGCAATGCCTCCCCTTGCTCAACTTACAAAGTTTATACAAAATGTCGCTCCTCGATAGATAGGCGCGTTTGCTTTGTTGATATTGCAAAGACACTTGGAGTCGGCAAAGGAGAATTTCCAGACCCTCGATGTCCAGAGTCTGTTGAAATGGATGTAATACTTTAA
- a CDS encoding outer membrane beta-barrel family protein → MKRLIFILITLSFHFACKSQDVLKGKIVNKYGDAIEYANIALLKGDSTYINGCVSDSTGCFQHIKTESAALIRVSYIGYHTSLVSLRDFNGTIILEENVNKLKEVVVKSNRSVFKNTPDGLSVNIQGSPFAALGEAKDILAQLPYLHVDGNKISVIGKGSPIIYVNNRQIMDNNELNGLRSSQIKYIKVITNPGSRFSNDVNAVIFITTIPINKNGLTGLAQWTGRQRTDFSQTGYLTFNYHVKNIDLFASVNYITDHQKQDQQNFILLPTQPNLTNIESVSNQTYQPKHLISSAGINYMSPDGKLSSGIRYNFSKTIGVPFMQNTTNIIISKDKQDNFKTSLEQNSHGYTHYINSYIRNEFRNASILDIDLSYVSSNIKTTLSTQEDGREGELIVSSVTDRKAQLFAERASWTYPSTLFSLTFGNEYTYTDNKQDFNLFGNPLIKTIQSSQNSSHQHALVFFVESQRNWTKYLSTNVGLRYDHVKFDYFLNHERQAMQSKSYSNLMPTISLAYTRDKLSIALYFRSTIMRPSYQELRASTSYSNRYSYESGNPSLQPTHKYDAGFRFGYKDLSFSISYNYYKDAISFYKYMNSANEAAISSFTNEDYKLVSASLSYSPKIKWWRPSLTLEGRLPYMRLNEIKYNSALFIYSLKNLITLPKSYYVTLNIDGNSSGNIMLRKIAPEISVSCSVNKQFGKLLVKLGVDDIFKSKKEAWSIYSNNIFSNKKMKYDSRAVYFTLQYNFNSTKSRYKGGKSGNDERGRL, encoded by the coding sequence ATGAAACGATTAATATTTATATTAATAACTCTATCTTTCCACTTTGCATGCAAAAGTCAAGATGTTCTTAAAGGAAAAATCGTAAATAAATACGGTGATGCTATTGAATATGCCAATATTGCATTATTAAAAGGTGACTCTACCTATATAAACGGTTGTGTAAGTGATAGTACTGGTTGTTTCCAGCATATCAAAACAGAATCAGCAGCACTTATAAGAGTATCCTATATTGGCTATCATACATCCCTTGTTAGCTTAAGAGATTTTAATGGAACTATTATCTTAGAGGAAAATGTGAATAAGTTGAAAGAAGTTGTTGTAAAATCAAATCGTTCAGTCTTTAAGAACACCCCCGATGGTTTATCGGTAAATATACAGGGCAGTCCTTTCGCTGCCCTTGGAGAAGCTAAAGACATTCTAGCTCAATTACCCTATCTTCACGTTGACGGCAACAAAATTAGTGTAATTGGAAAGGGAAGTCCTATAATCTACGTCAACAATAGGCAGATAATGGATAACAATGAACTTAATGGGCTGCGGAGTTCACAGATTAAATATATAAAAGTTATTACAAACCCTGGAAGTAGATTTTCTAATGATGTAAATGCCGTTATTTTTATAACAACTATACCTATCAATAAAAACGGACTAACAGGACTTGCTCAATGGACAGGTAGACAGAGAACAGATTTTTCCCAAACAGGATATTTAACATTTAACTATCATGTTAAGAATATAGATTTATTTGCATCTGTTAACTATATTACTGATCACCAAAAGCAAGATCAGCAGAACTTCATTTTGCTGCCTACACAACCCAATTTAACAAACATAGAAAGTGTCAGCAATCAGACTTACCAACCTAAACATCTAATCTCGTCTGCTGGAATCAACTATATGTCTCCAGATGGAAAGCTTTCCTCGGGAATAAGGTATAATTTTTCGAAAACGATAGGAGTTCCTTTCATGCAAAATACTACCAACATCATTATATCAAAGGATAAACAAGATAATTTTAAAACCTCGCTAGAACAGAATAGTCATGGTTATACGCACTACATAAACTCCTACATACGAAATGAGTTTAGAAACGCTTCTATCTTAGATATTGACTTATCGTATGTATCGTCGAATATAAAAACAACTTTATCAACGCAAGAAGATGGTAGAGAGGGTGAACTAATTGTTTCTAGCGTAACGGATAGAAAAGCACAATTATTCGCAGAACGTGCGTCGTGGACTTATCCATCAACACTTTTTTCGCTTACGTTTGGAAATGAATATACCTACACAGATAACAAACAGGACTTTAATCTTTTCGGGAATCCGCTAATTAAGACCATTCAGTCTTCACAAAATAGCTCGCATCAGCATGCGCTAGTTTTTTTTGTTGAGTCACAAAGAAACTGGACTAAATATCTAAGCACCAATGTGGGACTAAGATATGACCATGTTAAGTTTGATTATTTCCTTAATCATGAGCGTCAAGCTATGCAAAGTAAATCATATAGCAATCTTATGCCAACTATCTCGCTGGCATACACAAGAGACAAACTCTCAATAGCTTTGTACTTTAGGTCTACGATCATGCGTCCTTCTTATCAGGAACTTCGTGCAAGCACAAGTTATAGTAATCGCTATTCGTACGAAAGTGGCAATCCATCCTTACAGCCTACTCATAAATATGATGCTGGATTTCGCTTTGGATACAAGGACTTATCATTTTCAATATCATATAACTATTACAAAGATGCCATAAGTTTTTATAAATACATGAATAGTGCTAACGAAGCAGCCATCAGCTCTTTCACCAACGAAGACTATAAGCTTGTAAGTGCATCGCTGTCATATTCTCCAAAAATCAAATGGTGGAGACCTAGTTTAACCCTCGAGGGTCGTTTACCCTATATGCGCTTAAATGAAATAAAATATAATTCAGCTCTTTTCATCTATTCCTTAAAGAATCTCATTACTCTTCCAAAGAGTTATTACGTAACGTTAAATATAGATGGAAACTCCTCGGGTAATATTATGTTAAGGAAAATAGCACCAGAAATATCTGTGTCATGCTCTGTAAACAAGCAATTTGGAAAACTACTTGTAAAACTAGGTGTAGATGATATATTCAAATCTAAGAAAGAAGCATGGAGCATATATTCTAACAACATATTCTCAAACAAAAAAATGAAATACGATTCAAGGGCTGTTTATTTTACACTGCAATATAACTTCAACTCGACTAAAAGTCGATACAAGGGAGGTAAGTCTGGAAATGATGAACGAGGAAGATTATAA
- a CDS encoding peptidase domain-containing ABC transporter gives MKKKIVVCRQHDSMLCGVACLKMICKHYGKEFSIYYLSKICNATSVGVSLLSIGEAVSTLGFTYTCGKASFQKIKVITSPCILHWNQNHFVVLYKVKNGKTFYIADPGKGLIKYNLEEFKKHWISTQSDGEEKGIAMFLEPTPAFYEKQTDEQPTEERSFKFLFGYIKQYRKYFGQIVLGLLVGSLLQLILPFLTQSIVDVGIKNQNIGFIWLILLGQLMLTVSRTAIDFIRRWLLLHISLRINISLVSDFFIKLLKLPMSFFDTKLMGDLMQRMGDHSRVNTFLTQQTLSIVFSLFTFVVFSIVLLSYNWLIFTIFMLGSLLYGGWLALFLRRRKVLDYELFEQQAINNNKTYEFITSMQEIKLQDCEQRRRWEWEDVQADLFGVQMKSLKLQQTQEAGSIFINELKNIVITVVAATAVIHGQLTLGMMLAVQYIIGQLNSPVEQLMSFFYSVQDVKISLERINEIHRMDDENGKQGLETAVKEEDKGIDLENVNFKYDPHALKIIIDDVSLTIPKGKVTAIVGASGSGKTTLIKLMLGYYPVLGGQINIGGTDVNTLNKKWWRRQCGVVMQDGVIFSEGIARNIAVDDSEIDKDRLQRAAEIACIHDYVMGLPLKYNTKIGRDGVGLSQGQKQRILIARAVYKNPDYIFLDEATNSLDANNERMIVEHLDEFYKGKTVVIVAHRLSTVKNADQIVVLDKGKVVEIGNHEALTAKRGAYYNLVKNQLELGN, from the coding sequence ATGAAAAAAAAAATAGTAGTATGCCGCCAGCACGATTCCATGCTATGCGGAGTGGCGTGCCTTAAAATGATATGCAAACATTATGGAAAGGAATTTTCTATATATTATTTATCAAAAATATGTAATGCTACCTCTGTAGGTGTATCTTTGTTAAGCATAGGGGAGGCTGTATCTACTTTAGGATTTACTTATACCTGTGGTAAAGCAAGTTTTCAAAAAATAAAAGTCATAACTTCTCCTTGCATTCTTCACTGGAACCAAAACCACTTCGTGGTATTATATAAGGTCAAGAATGGAAAGACATTCTATATTGCTGACCCAGGTAAAGGACTTATCAAGTACAACCTTGAGGAGTTTAAGAAGCACTGGATCAGCACTCAATCGGACGGTGAGGAAAAGGGGATTGCAATGTTCTTAGAACCCACACCAGCCTTTTATGAAAAGCAGACAGATGAACAGCCAACAGAGGAACGCTCATTTAAGTTCCTATTTGGCTATATCAAACAATACCGAAAATATTTCGGGCAGATTGTCTTAGGTTTGCTCGTGGGCAGTTTGTTACAGCTTATTCTGCCTTTCCTCACACAATCTATCGTGGATGTGGGAATCAAAAACCAGAATATCGGTTTTATATGGCTGATACTCTTAGGACAACTGATGCTTACCGTGAGCCGTACTGCCATCGACTTTATCCGTCGTTGGCTGCTGTTGCATATTTCGCTGCGCATAAACATCTCATTGGTAAGCGACTTCTTTATCAAGCTCTTAAAGCTCCCTATGTCGTTCTTCGATACAAAACTAATGGGCGATCTTATGCAGCGAATGGGTGACCACAGCCGTGTGAATACGTTTCTAACACAGCAAACGCTTAGCATCGTGTTCTCACTCTTTACCTTTGTAGTGTTCAGCATCGTGTTGCTTTCTTACAATTGGCTCATCTTTACCATCTTTATGTTGGGCAGCTTGCTTTATGGCGGTTGGCTTGCACTCTTCCTCAGGCGCAGAAAGGTACTCGACTACGAACTCTTTGAGCAGCAAGCCATCAACAACAACAAGACCTACGAGTTTATCACCTCCATGCAGGAGATAAAGCTCCAAGACTGCGAGCAGCGCAGACGCTGGGAATGGGAGGACGTGCAGGCAGACCTCTTTGGAGTGCAGATGAAATCGCTGAAACTCCAGCAGACACAAGAGGCGGGTAGCATCTTTATCAACGAACTCAAGAATATCGTTATTACCGTAGTGGCAGCTACTGCCGTCATTCACGGACAACTCACGCTGGGTATGATGCTTGCCGTGCAGTACATCATCGGACAACTCAACTCGCCTGTTGAGCAGTTGATGAGTTTCTTCTACTCCGTACAAGATGTAAAGATAAGTCTGGAACGTATCAATGAAATCCATCGTATGGACGATGAGAACGGAAAGCAAGGATTGGAAACAGCAGTGAAAGAAGAGGATAAGGGCATAGACCTTGAAAACGTAAACTTCAAATACGACCCACACGCACTAAAGATCATCATAGATGATGTTAGCCTCACTATCCCCAAAGGTAAGGTAACTGCTATTGTGGGCGCATCGGGAAGCGGTAAGACCACGCTCATCAAACTCATGCTGGGCTATTATCCTGTGCTGGGTGGACAAATTAATATTGGTGGAACAGATGTAAACACACTCAATAAAAAGTGGTGGCGCAGACAATGTGGCGTGGTGATGCAGGACGGCGTGATATTCTCCGAGGGTATTGCAAGGAACATTGCCGTAGATGATAGCGAGATTGACAAAGATAGATTGCAAAGGGCAGCCGAGATTGCTTGTATTCACGACTATGTAATGGGGCTACCCTTAAAATACAATACCAAGATAGGACGCGATGGCGTTGGCTTAAGCCAAGGACAGAAACAGCGCATCCTAATAGCAAGAGCCGTATATAAGAACCCTGACTATATCTTCCTTGACGAAGCCACCAACTCGCTCGACGCCAACAATGAGCGCATGATTGTAGAGCATCTGGATGAGTTCTACAAAGGCAAGACGGTGGTTATCGTAGCGCACCGCCTAAGTACGGTGAAGAATGCTGACCAGATAGTGGTATTGGATAAAGGCAAGGTGGTAGAAATTGGCAACCACGAAGCACTCACAGCAAAGCGGGGTGCATACTATAACCTTGTAAAGAATCAGTTAGAATTAGGCAACTAA
- a CDS encoding HlyD family efflux transporter periplasmic adaptor subunit — MADNKIELRSEKVRHIIGEIPSRIVRYGITIITIVILGLLIGAYFIPYPETISAKVQMTNAYQGTIAIPYKYVNTMASGMTANIEFDGYDAETYGTANGKIIATSHTPRQTAAGSVFTAQVKVTDCKYKLVSGMAGTATILVSNESVLQRIVKQITNSI; from the coding sequence ATGGCAGACAACAAGATAGAACTTCGCAGCGAGAAAGTAAGACATATCATTGGCGAGATACCGTCAAGGATTGTCCGTTATGGTATCACGATTATCACCATTGTGATATTGGGACTGCTGATTGGTGCATACTTTATACCTTATCCCGAAACCATCAGTGCAAAGGTGCAGATGACAAATGCCTATCAAGGCACAATAGCCATTCCTTATAAGTATGTGAATACGATGGCAAGCGGAATGACAGCAAACATCGAATTTGATGGTTACGATGCAGAGACATACGGAACAGCCAATGGTAAGATAATAGCCACATCGCATACACCCCGACAAACAGCAGCTGGCAGTGTGTTCACGGCACAGGTCAAGGTAACAGATTGCAAGTATAAACTCGTCAGCGGAATGGCAGGCACGGCAACTATACTTGTTAGCAATGAAAGCGTACTTCAAAGGATTGTCAAGCAAATAACAAATAGCATATAA